A genomic stretch from Arachis stenosperma cultivar V10309 chromosome 3, arast.V10309.gnm1.PFL2, whole genome shotgun sequence includes:
- the LOC130967977 gene encoding CASP-like protein 1F2 translates to MLNLLPKNSMSSPQDSIMDKEEAKAEKEKDMMSVSSENELLTCHAKFEAFPFFKTPRFLKGAKITLRLVTIVTTFIAMLCMITSHQSTTMLGTPLDARYSYSPAFRFFVYANAVACFFIFLSLLATIVFYLRGACPTNKCSYLFFLNDMMMLTMEIGGCAAATAIGEVGLHGNSHAGWGSICGYYGKFCDRVTISLVFSYVSIVSLFILTVISSMNFKENPL, encoded by the exons atgctcaATCTGTTGCCGAAGAACAGCATGTCTTCGCCTCAAGATTCAATAATGGACAAAGAAGAAGCCAAAGCTGAAAAGGAGAAGGACATGATGAGTGTTTCCTCTGAAAATGAACTCCTCACATGTCATGCCAAATTTGAAGCATTCCCATTTTTCAAAACACCAAGGTTTTTGAAGGGAGCCAAGATCACACTCAGACTTGTGACCATTGTTACCACATTCATTGCAATGCTTTGTATGATAACCAGCCACCAATCTACCACAATGTTGGGCACGCCACTCGATGCTCGATATAGCTACTCTCCTGCTTTCAG GTTCTTTGTTTATGCAAATGCTGTTGCATGCTTCTTTATATTCCTATCTTTACTTGCTACAATCGTTTTCTACCTTCGAGGCGCATGCCCCACCAATAAATGCAGCTACTTGTTCTTCCTGAATGACATG ATGATGTTAACAATGGAGATTGGGGGATGTGCAGCTGCAACAGCTATAGGAGAGGTGGGGCTGCATGGAAATTCCCATGCAGGTTGGGGTTCTATCTGCGGTTATTATGGGAAATTCTGTGACAGGGTCACCATTTCGCTCGTGTTTTCATATGTCTCAATTGTTTCATTGTTCATACTTACTGTAATATCCTCAATGAACTTCAAAGAGAATCCTCTTTAA
- the LOC130967976 gene encoding protein BASIC PENTACYSTEINE4-like isoform X1: MDSSQHENDRHNVDYYRGAHSLWNMDSQHQVKEPNALVMNKKIRSIMAERQAAILEHELEAAISEKNEALAARDLALRQRDEALAQRDNALKEWDNALTALKSQNIFKSGDGAQRGSKRMRQTACSPKDISKRDVSPMTAKVSEAVKSNQAKRMKDENVINSKVSKPHSKAKKMGEDLNRQAASEGIKFKSEWDMQDVGLNLVAFDETIMPVPICTCTGVPRQCYKWGNGGWQSCCTTTLSVYPLPQLPNKRHARIGGRKMSGSVFTRLLSRFASQGHDLSTPLDLKNYWARHGTNRYITIK, translated from the exons ATGGATAGCAGCCAACATGAAAATGATAGGCATAACGTGGACTACTACAGAGGAGCACATTCCCTG TGGAATATGGATTCCCAGCATCAAGTAAAGGAGCCAAATGCATTAGtcatgaataaaaaaataaggtCCATTATGGCCGAAAGGCAGGCTGCCATTCTAGAACACGAACTAGAGGCTGCTATATCTGAAAAGAATGAAGCCTTGGCTGCTCGTGATTTGGCCCTTCGACAAAGGGATGAAGCACTTGCGCAAAGGGATAATGCCCTAAAGGAATGGGATAATGCCCTCACAGCACTTAAAAGTCAGAACATTTTCAAGTCAGGTGATGGAGCTCAACGTGGATCAAAGCGGATGCGCCAAACTGCATGCAGCCCAAAGGATATATCCAAAAGGGATGTCTCTCCAATGACGGCTAAAGTTTCTGAAGCTGTCAAATCTAATCAAGCTAAAAGAATGAAGGATGAAAATGTAATTAATTCTAAGGTATCAAAACCACATAGCAAGGCAAAGAAAATGGGCGAGGATTTAAATAGGCAGGCAGCTTCTGAAGGGATAAAGTTCAAATCTGAATGGGATATGCAGGATGTTGGCTTGAATTTGGTTGCATTTGATGAAACTATCATGCCGGTCCCAATATGCACCTGCACTGGAGTACCCCGGCAGTGCTACAAATGGGGGAATGGCGGATGGCAGTCTTGTTGTACCACGACGTTGTCAGTGTATCCACTGCCACAGCTTCCAAACAAGCGCCACGCCCGCATTGGGGGACGAAAGATGAGTGGGAGTGTCTTTACAAGATTGCTTAGTAGGTTTGCTTCGCAAGGTCATGACTTATCTACACCATTGGATCTTAAGAACTACTGGGCTAGACACGGAACAAATCGGTACATTACTATCAAGTAG
- the LOC130967976 gene encoding protein BASIC PENTACYSTEINE4-like isoform X2, whose amino-acid sequence MDSSQHENDRHNVDYYRGAHSLHQVKEPNALVMNKKIRSIMAERQAAILEHELEAAISEKNEALAARDLALRQRDEALAQRDNALKEWDNALTALKSQNIFKSGDGAQRGSKRMRQTACSPKDISKRDVSPMTAKVSEAVKSNQAKRMKDENVINSKVSKPHSKAKKMGEDLNRQAASEGIKFKSEWDMQDVGLNLVAFDETIMPVPICTCTGVPRQCYKWGNGGWQSCCTTTLSVYPLPQLPNKRHARIGGRKMSGSVFTRLLSRFASQGHDLSTPLDLKNYWARHGTNRYITIK is encoded by the exons ATGGATAGCAGCCAACATGAAAATGATAGGCATAACGTGGACTACTACAGAGGAGCACATTCCCTG CATCAAGTAAAGGAGCCAAATGCATTAGtcatgaataaaaaaataaggtCCATTATGGCCGAAAGGCAGGCTGCCATTCTAGAACACGAACTAGAGGCTGCTATATCTGAAAAGAATGAAGCCTTGGCTGCTCGTGATTTGGCCCTTCGACAAAGGGATGAAGCACTTGCGCAAAGGGATAATGCCCTAAAGGAATGGGATAATGCCCTCACAGCACTTAAAAGTCAGAACATTTTCAAGTCAGGTGATGGAGCTCAACGTGGATCAAAGCGGATGCGCCAAACTGCATGCAGCCCAAAGGATATATCCAAAAGGGATGTCTCTCCAATGACGGCTAAAGTTTCTGAAGCTGTCAAATCTAATCAAGCTAAAAGAATGAAGGATGAAAATGTAATTAATTCTAAGGTATCAAAACCACATAGCAAGGCAAAGAAAATGGGCGAGGATTTAAATAGGCAGGCAGCTTCTGAAGGGATAAAGTTCAAATCTGAATGGGATATGCAGGATGTTGGCTTGAATTTGGTTGCATTTGATGAAACTATCATGCCGGTCCCAATATGCACCTGCACTGGAGTACCCCGGCAGTGCTACAAATGGGGGAATGGCGGATGGCAGTCTTGTTGTACCACGACGTTGTCAGTGTATCCACTGCCACAGCTTCCAAACAAGCGCCACGCCCGCATTGGGGGACGAAAGATGAGTGGGAGTGTCTTTACAAGATTGCTTAGTAGGTTTGCTTCGCAAGGTCATGACTTATCTACACCATTGGATCTTAAGAACTACTGGGCTAGACACGGAACAAATCGGTACATTACTATCAAGTAG